In Xenopus laevis strain J_2021 chromosome 2S, Xenopus_laevis_v10.1, whole genome shotgun sequence, a genomic segment contains:
- the LOC108708893 gene encoding olfactory receptor class A-like protein 1, giving the protein MDIRLYVKAVGFFLLAVIGIPGNMYILFKFAIIKVTEKKLLATNSILMVLAFMNLLIVFSRIILQFLNAIGVENFMDDSKCKFFVYTYRVSRAMSICTTSLLSCYQCIIIAPQTKIWVYLKQKATQNVLLVTAAILLLNLILYPTSIIYAIVKKNSTTSPHTLRLVYCDMDYLTYETYIINGAIFASRDFLFVGLMTVASIYIVYVLLCHEKSIKGKRSTDRAPGKSVEYKASRAVIMLVMLYVILFGFDNSMWIYTLTLSNVTPDMNDARIVLACSYSALSPIVIIATNPKLQQLFTFLKRRKFFWHRNAQEKDIHVNCIDK; this is encoded by the coding sequence ATGGATATACGTCTTTATGTCAAAGCTGTCGGCTTCTTCCTTTTGGCAGTGATTGGAATTCCGGGCAACATGTATATTTTGTTCAAGTTTGCCATTATCAAAGTGACAGAAAAGAAGCTCTTGGCAACTAACTCTATCCTGATGGTTCTGGCATTCATGAATCTGCTTATTGTTTTTTCCCGCATTATCCTCCAATTTCTCAATGCCATCGGAGTAGAAAATTTTATGGATGACTCAAAGTGCAAATTCTTTGTCTACACCTATAGAGTGAGCAGAGCAATGTCCATTTGCACCACCAGTTTGCTCAGCTGTTATCAGTGTATCATCATTGCTCCGCAAACTAAAATCTGGGTATATCTGAAGCAAAAGGCGACACAGAACGTATTGCTAGTAACTGCAGCCATTCTGCTGCTCAACCTCATACTCTACCCCACTAGCATTATATATgctatagtgaaaaaaaattctacaacCTCACCACATACACTGCGTTTAGTTTACTGCGACATGGACTATCTGACATATGAGACTTACATAATTAATGGGGCGATTTTTGCCTCTAGGGATTTCCTGTTTGTTGGGCTTATGACTGTAGCAagcatttatattgtttatgtttTGCTTTGCCATGAGAAATCTATCAAAGGCAAAAGGAGCACAGACCGAGCTCCTGGAAAATCAGTGGAATACAAAGCTTCAAGAGCTGTTATTATGTTAGTTATGCTCTATGTTATATTGTTTGGATTTGACAACTCCATGTGGATCTATACATTGACTCTCTCCAATGTGACTCCTGATATGAATGATGCCAGGATTGTGCTGGCCTGCTCCTACTCTGCTCTGAGCCCTATTGTAATAATTGCCACCAACCCCAAATTACAGcaactgtttacatttttaaagaggaGAAAGTTTTTCTGGCATAGAAATGCTCAAGAAAAAGATATTCATGTAAACTGCATTGATAAATAA